Within Telopea speciosissima isolate NSW1024214 ecotype Mountain lineage chromosome 8, Tspe_v1, whole genome shotgun sequence, the genomic segment GCTTTGCCTACATTGTTCTGTGAGATTTAAAATAACTTGTGAGATGCAGTTAGACTCTTGGTGAGATGCTAAGAAAGGCTTGGTGGGATTCCAAGCTAGGTTTTCATGGGATGCCAACTTTGTGGATCAGGTGGGATTCCTGATtcatatcttctcttcttcattttttcgttTATTTGTGGGTTCAATTAAAACCAATGCCACGTCAAGTAGCTGTACATCCCTTGTTCCAGTATTTTCCAGTTTGTATTCCATTCTTGTGCATACCCTACTTGCTGGAATTTCAATTTCTCCACAGTTTACATCTGAGATCTCAGATTAAACTGCAGATTTGGCAATCGTAAAGTATTCTAAACACACCCAcagtttcaaattttgattttggtgtTGATTTCTTAGAGTCTTACTTCAAGTGGGATTCTTAGTTCTATTTGTTTTAAAGATCAGATTCTATTTGCTATTTCATATTTGGGAGGgggatgggtatgctagtgggataccgtaagctagcaccctatgtgtctatctccctcctccccccccccccccttttgaaatgaatcccttacccctcaaagggaggaagagagagatagacacatagggtgctagcttatagtataccactagcatacccagccttttcccttcATATTTAGTCACTTATAAAAAATCTAATCATTATTCTGCTCTTTTGTTGACTATCAAATTGGACCACtaagttttttatttcattattgtgttgaaaccctaaattctagAATCCTATTGCCAATAGGATTAGTCCATAACTCCAGTTCTGACCATCTGATTTCAGTCAGATTTTGAGGAGTTATTCTAGACCATTAGAGTGACCTTCAACCAGAATTTCATTCCCATCTGATTTATTAATTGTTACGTATTGGATTTCTTCAAAATCTGGTCTCTTCCCTTCATTGCGATTCCGGTCATCAACTGATTTCTGAACCTAATCACTTGAGCATCTAGAAACCCATCTCTCTTATTTCTATGTGGGAGTTGTGGAAGACTAATAGTCTTAGGAGTACAAACCCATTGAGTGGTTGGGTCTCAGTAGGAGTTTCTAATTCGAGTCTAGCTCTTTAGTTTAGTTGAgttccccctttttttccctATGTTGAAGAAGCCCATATTCATGAGTTTTTCAGTTGATACATTTCTTGTTTTGGGACTATGTATCTTGTTTGAATCTTGGTCAGAGATTCTATAGGAGATGTCATGAAAAATCTTTGTGATCAGGTTTTGTCCTTTTCTCATATGTCAATAAAATTTGTtgttatctatcaaaaaaaaaaatgtaatcgGAACCATTGTAGTTGATAGAAATTGCTTTGAGGTTTGACATCAGTGATGGATTTGGATTATTCTTCATTATTGCTTCTTCTTTGATACTATATAGTTGTTGCTACCTCTTCTCTTTGTATGAATTTGAGCTTAGAATACAAGTACTGTTTTATTTGTGTTGGTTGCTGGGTTTTATTGATAGAGATCAACTtgtagtgttttttttatttctattttcacTAGTACTTGTAGTGATATTTGGGTTCAATAGCTGTTGGATTCTTCTACTAGATTGAGACTTGAAGTAATTATAAAGGTCTAAGGTATCTTTTCACAAATCTGGTCACTGAAAACTAAATTTCCAACCCTGGGGACCCATTTAGTAATGTCAGTTTAGATTAAATTTTAGGATTTGACAGTGCTAAGACTGCCCTTGAACCTCATTTACCCAGCTCCAGGTGTTGATTCACTGGGTCAAACTGTCTGGTCTGGTTTCCATAATCTCAACTGCGCACTAGATATTCGTATTTACAATGATGTTGATATTTTGTAGTTGTCTCTGAGGTgatctctaattttttttgtttgccaAGTCATCCATTAACATGAAACATTATATGTGTTGTTTCTGTACTTaaaacctcccccccccccccccttctattgTTTTGCAGAATGGGATGACAAGGAAGAGGGAAATGATGTCACACAGCAGTGGGAAGACGACtgggatgatgatgatgtcaaTGACGACTTCTCTCTGCAGCTGAGGAGGGAGCTGGAGAACAACACTAAGAAGGACTAAAGTGTATCAGTTGTCAGCTCCATCCATCATTTCTGCATTTCATGTTTCTAGTAATGAATACGAGATAGATATCAGCATATGATAGAAAACTTGCGTTCAGTTTTTTGAACCTCAAACTTTGACCTCTTTTTGTGCTCCTTGATCTACTGAATAGGAATCTTGGAGAATTTCACTGTGAAGAGTTTGTCATTCTCTGCATATGGTGTTTTAAAGTAGTGAAATTATCAATAAGCTCAATGGATGATTGATTGCTCAGGAATCAGGATCCTTCATGGATCTTAACGACGGGGAAGCATGTCCATAGACTGCTCATGATTTTCTATTAATTCTTTTTCTGGGGAAGACCAACATCCTAGTGAATGAGAATTTGTCCAGTTTTTCCATGACTGAAGATCCATATGGGATTGGATCCTGTCCTTGCAGTGATAAGAGTACTGCCTTGAGCAACAAAGATCTCATCTTCAATACATGTGAGACTGTATGTGGGACAGTCCATCTTGCTAAGCATGAAAGTGTCCAATACAAATGCGACTTTGGGTATTCCAAATCTTATTAATTtggaagggaaataaaaaattattaaaattaattTCCAAATAGCTGATTGGATGATATATGctttgattcattttttttctttggaagaAGTGAATATTGGAATTGCCCTCCAGGAGAACTTTAAAACCTTGGCTATAGGTGTTGTGTTGGGTGTTAGAGTGTTGCTAAAGAAGGATGCAAACCATAGTCTTCAGATTTTCTTGTTTGATACACAATGGCATGTAGTGCCCCCTAACCCATCTCATTGCTACATGTACATTACCCATTGATAAGCCCATACCCTATAGCCTAAGGTCCATTTGAATCCTATTTCCAAAGGCCCAATTGAAACTTCTCAATTTAATTTAGAAATGGCAAAGGATTTATGCACCGCTGTGCTTGTGGGGAGAGAGGGAATGTATTAACTGTGTAATACCATTTCTGCCCCATACACACTGCATAAAAACTGAAAACCTTTCAGAAATTATATTTTGAATTATTGTGGGTATGCAGTTAGGAATATAGACAGATCGAATTCAAATCGAATATAATACTATTTGTATCtgcatctgattagctttcgCATGGACTCAGATAGTTTATGGAAACCGATTTTTCTAAAACGGATTCCCCTAAACGGATATGCAATCATGCACACGAATCAAATATAGATTTTCAACTATCCATTTATATCCCTAATAAAGACTGGAAAGTGGAGACACGAGACTAGAGAGAGCAGCGTTGCAGTTTCACTATCTATGTTGAGCGATGATAAActagagaagataaaaattggAGAAGACGAGAAGGTAATGGGCTGAACCCTCTACGGCTCTACCCCACTAAGGTTGATGTTGAAGTGTCATAAATTGGAAAAGGTATAAAGTGTTATTTATAAAGTTATTgtttaaatatatttttgtaATCCGACCTAAACAGATTGGATAATATCTgatctaaaattgaaataacCATATTacatccgcatccaattagttTTCGAATAGATTCAGATAATTTTCGGATATCGATTTTTCGAATACAGATTCACCAAAACAGATACGAACATAAATCTAAGCTAATAAGAATTTTTGAAAACGATTTACTGTGGAAGTTTTGAATGACAAGAATGCTTACCCATCGCTTTAAGATTAGGTTAAAGATCTCTTGCATCCAAGGCAAAGCTATGACTTGAAAGACCCATCAACTCTCTGAAAATTGAACTTGGTGATTCTGACCACTGGATATGTAGGGAATTATCTAGATCTCATGTATGTTTATGCAATTCCTCCATAATCTCATGCATCCTGCACTTGACCAAttttaattaaactcaaacatgACAGTTTGAACAAAAGACCTTGGATTTCACCTGTTCATAAAATTTCAGTGCCCACCCACAAATTTTGCTTGTGggttttcaaccaaaaaattaCTCCCAtaacttttttatttcttgaagaaaAACTTTTGACCCACTTGTTCTTAGCCTAGCATTCTTCATGTAGTGTAGGATTTAGAATCAAGCTCAGAATACCCTGTTCATAACTTTAGCCCCAAACTGCGTAGCTTCATTCTACTCAAAGAATCCCAAGATTAaaagaaagagcaaaaaaaattccaatccaATACGAATCTGAGGAAAACGTTCAACTATTCCACACTGAAGATAAAGCAAAATAAAAGACCTAACGAAGTGGTGGAAGAAACTTTTTGTCTACACAAAATGGAAACCCCATGACAAAAAACCCAATTGTTTGAATCTTccttttaagaaaatagagattTTGTCTGTAAGATACATCTTTACATGGGTTTTTCGAAACAGAAAGTTCAAATTTAGGAAGCAGAAGCAGCCTGCAAAATTAATGGATTGAAGCCCAATTCAGTTCCCAACCACAACCGGCTGAATCTCTCTCAATTCAATTGCTACCTCACTGGAATGGCTATTTTCCTCTATCAAAATCACACTATACTTTCGAGAATCAACAGTGGTTCTACAGATTGGACAAATCGGTGTCTTCAACAACCATGAATCTACACATTGAGAATGAAAACTGTGTTTGCAGAGAGGTAGTAATCTGCATTTCTCACCCAACTTGAAATTTTCCAAGCAAACAGCACAATCAACATCACTGTTTCCCTTCTCTCCTGCTTTGAATTCAAAGCATGGAAGCTTCTCTAGATCATCAATGGACATTTTATTGCCTGTATTACTAGCCCTCTCTTCCATTGTACCAGCACTGAACCCTCGAAAAGCTCTCCCAACAACACAAACATGAACTAAGATCAAAAAAGTGATGCCCACGAACAATAGTATCACAGAGATGACGATTGCCATTACAAAAACATGTATTACAGAACCCAGAACCTTTCTTCTCATGACAATCTCACTGAAATCTTGGAACTCCAATTCTCACCCCAAAAGATCAGAAACATCCACAGTTCTCCTGTACAATTCTACAAAAACCCTGAATTACAAAACCCATAAACTACAAGTCCACCAATTGATCAGATCTGCCAAGAATATCTTATACCCATTTCATATCTCCTGGTAATCGACAGAAATAGAAGTATTTTTTAGCAGAGAACAAAGCTGAGCTACAAGGGTAGTGGCACCTCTTGAATATAAGAAAACAAAGGTCAAAATTTGAGAGGAAACCCAAAATCtggaagaaaggagaaactCAACTTACTTACAGATGGTCTTTTGGGCTTGAGAAGTTTATAGAAACTGGAGATTTGCAGTTGTTACTAGTGGAGTGGTTCTGTTTTCACAGAAAGACAAATTTTGTGATAGCATCAGGTACACAGTAGCTGTAACCAATACCATTTTGTATGAAGTCAAGGAGATCTTTAATGCATAGTGGGAAGTGGGTTGATCTATCTCATTCTGTGGGTAAGGATAGAATCCCAAAAATATATGATAATTAGGTGACGACAAAAGTGATAAGAAGATTGGgaactttttaaaaattttctaaaattgtcATTTTCAGTTTTTCTCGCTCTGTTTGTCTCTTCAGTTTCTTTCAACAATAGATTAGCCATGAACATCAGCACATCTCCGATGTCATGGATTAGTTTTCTTATCCTTTTCATTGTAATCATATCCCATGGATTGATCAATTATCATGTACCACAATAAACTTCTATTATCAGGTACTGGTGGTTGTAAGAAgtaaaacaataataatttattttcctctttaaaaaaaaaaatcttcacgACGTAAGAGTGGGGATTCTTTCCCATGCCATCTTACATAAAGAGCCATGATACCCACATGGACACACTCTCCTCAGACAAAATGTGGGTCATCTACTAACAACTCTGTCTCCCGCCCTCTCTCATTGATGTGGTTTTCCACTCTGGCATCGTGGAAAATCTCTACTCTTTTATTTCTCATCAATAGCATCATATgtgatttttttcatttttaagtcTTCCAATCAATGTTTAGGTTGTGTAATATCCCTTGTTCactgtgggggagtgtggcccctgtgAATACATGggagccaatgagaatgcacgCGGAAGTATCATGGGGGTtaggattttcgcctttcatagTGGGTAGGACAATCATTTTGCCCCCACTATGTCTAGGCGTCGATGGTATACTCCctcacagagaacttttcttcaaaaataaaagataaaatacatTTATCTAACATGTA encodes:
- the LOC122671449 gene encoding protein DELETION OF SUV3 SUPPRESSOR 1(I)-like, with product MATESKVVTEDAKIDLFEDDDEFEEFEIGEEWDDKEEGNDVTQQWEDDWDDDDVNDDFSLQLRRELENNTKKD
- the LOC122671448 gene encoding RING-H2 finger protein ATL74-like; the protein is MRRKVLGSVIHVFVMAIVISVILLFVGITFLILVHVCVVGRAFRGFSAGTMEERASNTGNKMSIDDLEKLPCFEFKAGEKGNSDVDCAVCLENFKLGEKCRLLPLCKHSFHSQCVDSWLLKTPICPICRTTVDSRKYSVILIEENSHSSEVAIELREIQPVVVGN